The DNA sequence CCAGCCCCTTCAATAAGCACAATATCGCATAACTCTTCGATCTTAGCGTAAGCACTTTCCAATAACTCTAAACTAATCTTCTTACGCCCTTTTGCCACGTAAGGAGCCGCAGGAAGTTCAAACTGATAAGGGGCAATATCTCTCATCTTCAAAACTTCGAGTGCAGGATTTAAACGCTTTGCATTCTCAAAAAGCAGTGTGGCATCAAGCGGTTCTATAACAACACCCGTTTCTATGGGTTTCATCACGCCAACTTTAAACCCTTTGGCGCTGAGTGCTTCAAGAAGTTTGAGGGTGGTATAGGTTTTACCCACATCGGTGTTGGTTGCGGTAATAAAAATAGGAGGGTATTTCATGGAGACTCTTTTTTACATATTATAACAAAAAAGGCTTAGAGAAGACGGACGCCAAAAGAGCGCCCGTAGTGTTTTAACCTATTAAATAACGTGTTAAAAAAGCAAGTGAAGCGGCAACGATGTGTGGGGCACCATACAAAAAAGTTGCAAAGACTTGCACCAAAATGCTTTTTTTCAGCTTCATTCCAAAGATAATCAATGTACC is a window from the Sulfurospirillum oryzae genome containing:
- the bioD gene encoding dethiobiotin synthase; its protein translation is MKYPPIFITATNTDVGKTYTTLKLLEALSAKGFKVGVMKPIETGVVIEPLDATLLFENAKRLNPALEVLKMRDIAPYQFELPAAPYVAKGRKKISLELLESAYAKIEELCDIVLIEGAGGLLVPIEEDLYMYDFIRLFNAKTLLVGHDQLGCINDILLNLHLLDTLGVDDYEWCINFKGDRGSFDEITLPFFKKLFGRVLSLQENMNEIIESLVAYRDTHVDKL